From Vidua chalybeata isolate OUT-0048 chromosome 25, bVidCha1 merged haplotype, whole genome shotgun sequence, one genomic window encodes:
- the LOC128799964 gene encoding cbp/p300-interacting transactivator 3 encodes MAEHMMMPMSHGGAGLQSYRMGVSGLQGPPQHGQHVLRTLPAAAQMMPYGGAGMDGAMRPRPSLSGQMGHHQMQSAMMFNGPGQQQQYMGPVGTQQLMASMHLQKLNTQYQGHPLGMSNGPMGAGAQQYRVGPGQHPGMQHMPSPALTLNVMDTDLIDEEVLTSLVLELGLDRIQELPELFLGQNEFDFISDFVSKQQPSAISC; translated from the coding sequence ATGGCCGAGCATATGATGATGCCGATGAGCCACGGTGGCGCCGGGCTGCAGAGCTACCGCATGGGGGTGAGCGGGCTGCAGGGACCCCCGCAGCACGGGCAGCATGTGCTGAGGACGCTGCCTGCCGCCGCTCAGATGATGCCCTACGGAGGGGCTGGCATGGACGGTGCCATGAGGCCAAGACCCAGCCTCAGCGGACAGATGGGCCACCACCAGATGCAGAGCGCGATGATGTTCAATGGCCCgggtcagcagcagcagtacaTGGGGCCGGTGGGCACCCAGCAGCTCATGGCCAGCATGCACCTACAAAAACTCAACACCCAGTACCAGGGCCACCCGCTGGGCATGAGCAACGGGCCCATGGGAGCTGGTGCCCAGCAGTACAGAGTGGGGCCGGGCCAGCACCCGGGCATGCAGCACATGCCCTCACCAGCGCTGACATTGAATGTTATGGACACTGATCTTATAGATGAGGAGGTCTTGACATCCCTTGTCCTGGAATTGGGGTTGGACCGAATTCAGGAGCTGCCAGAGTTATTCTTGGGACAGAACGAGTTCGACTTCATTTCAGACTTTGTTAGCAAACAGCAACCCAGTGCCATCAGCTGCTGA
- the STX12 gene encoding syntaxin-12, producing the protein MSYGPLDPRGPGAPPPRDFGGIIQTCSGNVQRIAQYTAQIKNLMSQLGTKQDSSKLQENLQQLQHSANCLAKETNEYLKELGSLPLPLSASEQRQQRLQKERLMNDFSTALNNFQAVQRRVSEKEKETVARARAGSRISADERFREEQLVSFDSGEDWNQMQSQEEDVAITEQDLELIKERETAIRQLEADILDVNQIFKDLAMMIHDQGDMIDSIEANVESAEVHVERASEQLQRAAYYQKKSRKKICILILGLAVVCIIIGLIIWKVK; encoded by the exons ATGTCGTACGGGCCGCTGGACCCGCGCGGCCCcggggcgccgccgccccgggaCTTCGGCGGCATCATCCAGACATGCAGCGGCAACGTGCAGCGCATTGCGCAGTACA CTGCTCAAATAAAGAATTTGATGAGCCAGCTGGGAACCAAGCAGGATTCCAGCAAGCTTCAGGAAAATTT ACAACAGCTGCAGCACTCTGCAAACTGCCTTGCCAAAGAGACCAATGAATATCTAAAGGAGTTGGGGTCTCTGCCACTTCCCCTGTCTGCTTCTGAACAG CGCCAACAGAGGCTTCAGAAAGAAAGATTAATGAATGACTTCTCCACCGCCTTAAACAATTTCCAGGCAGTACAGAGGCGAGtgtcagagaaggaaaaagagactGTAGCAAGGGCAAGAGCTGGCTCCCGTATTTCT GCTGATGAGCGGTTCAGAGAAGAACAGCTTGTTTCATTTGATAG TGGTGAAGATTGGAATCAGATGCAGTCTCAGGAAGAAGATGTGGCAATAACTGAACAGGACCTTGAACTcattaaagaaagagaaactgcAATCAGGCAATTAGAG GCAGACATTTTGGATGTCAATCAGATATTTAAGGATTTAGCCATGATGATTCACGACCAAGGAGATATGATTG ATAGCATAGAGGCAAATGTGGAAAGTGCAGAAGTCCATGTGGAAAGAGCCAGTGAGCAGTTACAGAGAGCTGCCTATTATCAG AAGAAATCCCGCAAGAAGATCTGTATCCTGATTCTTGGCCTTGCTGTGGTCTGTATAATCATAGGACTCATTATCTGGAAGGTAAAATGA